The Schistocerca nitens isolate TAMUIC-IGC-003100 chromosome 2, iqSchNite1.1, whole genome shotgun sequence nucleotide sequence tttgctcacaaacgtcacaaggaccaccccaacataGCTTTTCCGAAtgacgaagtccgatagcttttctgtaatacgaagtccgatttgcatttcattctttccctttctcaaggtcattaacgattttaaaaaaccccTTTTTactcacgatttcttcccacattttcaaccttttcttttcttttcttctctttttcttttttattaaccactacacaaaGAACATGACAAGTTGTGTTCAAAGAATATCTTTCCTCAGCACTCGCACATTCATGACATTAACTACATATCCATTTATACTGTGTTCATTACTAGCTGTACGCGGCCACTCTTTGCTGTGGTTCTtaatggaaaagaaggaaaagagaaaaaaaatgaatcatatggctctgagcactatgggacttaacttctgaggtcatcagtcctctagaacttagaactacttaaacctaactaacctaaggacatcacacacatccatgcccgaggcaggattcgaaccagcgatcgtagcggtcgcgcggttcaagactgaagcgcctagaaccgctcagcccctCCGGCCCGCaggaaaagagaatgcacacgtttCTAATAAATATGGGAACGGGATGTACGTCCTAatctcgttcccccccccccccccccctcgcccgcatctcgtggtcgtgcggtagcgttctcgcttcccacgcccgggttcccgggttcgattcccggcggggtcagagattttctctgcctcgtgatggctgggtgttgtgtgctgtccttaggttagttaggtttaagtagttctaagttctaggggactgatgaccatagatgttaagccccatagtgctcagagccatttgaaccatttgaaccccccccccccccccggctgtatctcttcttcctccttccacctctgtctgtccatcttctcttcccccttCTCACTCTCgtcctgccatctctctctcctcctctctcagtccatcacctcctccccttttCTGTATCCATCTTTTCCTTGCCCCGCTCTGTCCATCTTCCCCTGCTTCCCCTCTCCATTCATCTGCTCCTTCCTattttctgtgtccatttcctcccacaTTCTTGTCCATTTCCCCCCACATTCTTGTCCATtccctcttctcccctctctctgattTCCAACTTTAATGTTATTGAAAATTATGATTCTGTAATGGTACTCTAACCATAAACTAATAAGCCATAAATAGAACTTTTCTGTTTGCTAACAACACTCTATTATATACTttacacatatatttatatattaagaAAGTATATATGCAGTAGTATGAGAAACTGTCACAAGTTATCTATttcttttaaacttcctggcagattaaaactgtttgccggacagagactcgaactcgggacctttgccttctgcgaagttttgaaagtaggagacgatgtactggcggaattaatgcTGTGAGGGCCGGTCGTGAGTcgagtttgggtagctcagttggtagagtacttgcctgtgcaggcaaaggtcccgaattagagtctcggtccggcacacagttttaatctgccagagtgacaatctcattccaGATATTTCTTTGGTTCCACCATTTTGACCCTCTAATAATAGGTGCGCTCTTTTGCATTGAGAAGCTGAAATGATTTTAAAGTGTATACATGGAAATGCGGCATGGAGTTCATCTGTGAATGGCTTCTTCTTCGCGTAGAGTGTTTTCAGTATCGTTGATGCTTTTTATAATATGACTCATTTCTGAGTTTGGGAGCGGAACCCTCAGCGTTAACGTTGTATCAAAAGCAGAATTTAATATCTGAAGTTGTGCCCTGGTCTCACTTTGGCACCAGACTGAGCCACAAGATATTGGATGAAAGGTTTCTATTCGTTTGCCTTTACATAGGGCGCACGTTTCCTAGTTGTGTTTGTTCTATAGATATTTCGCAAAGATCTAGCTATTGAATTTGTTGGCACCATAGGTAGTCCGCACTGAAGCAGAAGCGACTGTTACGATTTACGTATCGGAATTTCTACAGTATTCTTTTTTGAGATACCGTAAAGCATTTTATTTTTCAAAGAACGGTAGCATCTAATTAGCTTCGGTGTTTGGcgtcatttctttctttatttgaaaCATATGTAAGAAGAATGCGTTTGATGATATGTGTAAACTTCCATCCACAAACAGAACGGATAGAGACTTTAATTTACGGTAAAATGAAAAGAATTTCCGTAAATCATGTGAATCGGAAGTGGAAGTTAATAGTATGCTCACACTCAAGAAACTGAAAACGACAAAAGTTTATTAACGttcaaagaaaatttcagaaacatatCTCTGGGAAAGTATCTTTGTGACAAATTACACATtaggaaaagtgtcatccaaaccTTTTGGTACGCCGTTATATATTTGCTAGGGAAAGTGTATACGTACAAACACATAAGTCAATATTTGAGAGACATTACATGAGCCTTCTTACCCTATCCATGTTTTTTTCCTAAGTACCAACTAATATCAAAATAACTGCAATTTACGCCTTCGGTATAGGTGAAATTTCACTGTAAGAAAAGGTTATTTCATGAAAACTGTTTCATGATTTTATCTTCTTATTTATGCATGGTGGAGGCTCTTTCTTTGTTCAGGTATTGTAAAACATAAGGCATTTTTCGATTACAGATTTCTGGCCGCTTCTACCAAAACACGCAAATGGATAAATATCCAAGCAGTAGTGCAGTATTCGCAATGCGTCACGAACACAAGACAAGCAACTAAATAATTATTATGAAGACACAATAGCCGCACACTAATGAGACGAATCCACCATGAGTCAGTTCAGCGAGAACAGGTTACACTCATGGAAAAATATCGTATCACCAGGAAGGAACTGTGTGACATAAattaaagttggtaggcgtgtttctacatctaaaagataatATCTGTTGAAATTTCGCGCCACTCGCATAAgaatggtgctagtagcgccactgtgaggatgcgagtcaggtttgctttaaatacacgctgtaacgttgGTGAGTGTCAGTTACctgtgagactggacgtggtgagctggcggtgactgctggcagcagtggtcacaagaatgGACGGCCGCAAGATAACCGGgctcgtgacactaccgagagggaagaccaccgcgtTCCGGGTATAGCTCTGGGGCATCGTACTGCAGCAATTAGAGGCAGCATTTGACGCCacactgacacaatgaactgttacagatcggttacttcaacagcagctccgagccagacaccctgtagagttcattccactgatcccaaactaccgccatttccGATTTCAGGGTGTCAATCGAGAGCTGATTGTAAGGCAGTGTggaatctgttgtgttttctaatgaaagctggatctgcctcgGCGGCAGTGACGCCCCTacattggttaggaggaggccagtcgaggacctgcaaccaacctgtcctcaagttagacacactggacgtaaACCTGCAGTTATGGTCCGAGGTTCGATTTCGTATGGCTGCCGGAGCACTCTGGTGCTTATCGCACTCACTCAGGCTGCAAATTTCTGCGTCAGTTTTGTGATTTGACCtgtagtgctgccattcatgaacaggatccagaaagtgttttccaacaggataacgctagcctAGATATGGCTTTTGTGTTGTAACCCGACATGCACCATCACCAGTGACATATCTCGTTGGCCCGCTCGACCGCcatatttgtctccaatcgagcatatatgggacatcatcggacgacaaacagcattaaccgtccctgtattgaccgaccaattcCAACAGGCATTGAAGTCCATCccgtaaactgacatgcggcacctgtacaaAAGAATGAACGCAAGTTTGAATGCAATGAGCATTCTGACGACGAGACCGGTTATTAATCTACCAGATTTTCACATTTGTAACCGGTCATCACGTATTTAACCTGTCATCTCCCAATGTTAAtcacctagagaaatgtattctcgaaatttcattactccacattaattattttttggtgctgcagttttttccgtcagtgtatgtttcGATGCTAGCAGACGATGCTACCGTTCCCCGACAGACGTTACATCAAAACTTTCCTCCATATAAATCTCGAAAGTGACATTCTGTTCTGTCCCGTCCCATTCCGTTAGTAGAGATGTGAGTACCACCACTTGAAATACCCTTTGGCATGTTCCCTTTCATCCTGTTCCATGCCATTCTGCACCATCACGTATGAACgtacaaactttaaaaaaatgcctctgagcactatgggactcaactgctgaggtcattagtccccttgaacttagaactacttaaacctaactaacctaaggacatcacacacacccatgcccgaggcaggattcgaacctgcgatcgtagcagcagcgcggctccggagtggagcgcctagaaccgcacggccaccgcggccggccgtacaaGCTTACTTTGTGATTTTCTGGTGGCTTCTGATGCAGGAACAGAGCTCTGAATACAGTTTCTGCCGCGTCGCGAGTCCCCTCTCACCGGCCAGGTCAACAGCACCGTCACCAGAGAGCCGCAGTCCAGAGATGCGCTGCCCCAGCAGCTGCAGCAGGGCTCCCACGTGCAGCATGGCCGCCACGAAGAAGCAGTCCAGGCCGACGACGACGGGCACCTGGGTGAGGAGCACAGTGCACTGCAGAGTGTAGAGAGCGGCGTACGTGCATGGCAACTGCGACCAGTCCACTCCCTCGATCTGCACCACCGGCAGCAGCTTGTGGTCGCCGCCGGCCAGCAGCGGCGCCGGCAGCCACAGCAGGATGACGGCGTAGATGTAGACATTCAGCGACACGGTCATCCGGCGGGCCCAGCGACGTGCGGACTCCAGCTCGGGGCGGTCCCAGTCCTCGGACACCATCAGATCCAGGTCCTGCACCAGGCGGTAAAAGGACTGCCTCTTGCGAAAGAAGAGCGCCGCCTTGGTCATGCCGGAGACGTCTTCGAGTATGTGCATCAGCGTGTGCGAAATGGCGTCCACGTCCCCTCGGGCGGTGTGGATGCTGAACAGACCGACGGCCACGTAAACGGCGGCGCACAGCTGCACCAGCGCCGCGTACAGCAAGTAGGGCGTACCGCGCACGCGCGGCGACAGCCCAACCACCGTCAGGTACAGCACGTTGCCCGACAGTGTGCGCCCCACACCTCGTGGCCCATCCACCTCTGACCCTGGCTTCTGCGGCTGAAAGAACACATCGAGCCGTCGCCAACTGCTCCGTGCCGTGGGATGTAAAAAGTGTCCAGTCACAGTACTAGAGCGGATGAGTTATTGCCTGAATAATGCTGTTTGAGACTAATCTGTCTTAGGACAAACCGACCTCGGCCCCATGCTCAcaaaccacaaataaatacacgtgTTTGTCGTTTATTACTTAAcgtttacactggactcgcattcgggaggatgacggttcaatcccgcgtccggccttcctcatttaggttttccgtgatttccctaaatcgctcaaggcaaatgctgcgatagttcctttgaaagggcacggccgacttccttccccgtccttccataatccaatgagaccgatgacccctctgtctggtcttctccccgaaacaagCCAACCCAACTTAACGTTTCCGACAGAGTTGCAAATCACATTTTTATTTGTGACTAGATTCGAACCATTcgttcattctcaaaccattacctATATTAGAAGATACAATTGTATTAACAAAACATGACAGACAAACGTTTTTTGTGCACAGATTATAGTAGTGCCATAAATCTTTTGTGGCATACTTGCATTTGTAACGTTTCACTGTACGTAATACATTTGTTTTTACATCACATCAATATAACAAATATTACTTGACTATATTATGGTTGTCTTGGTACACTTAAGATTCAATAGGCGGCTTTCGTTGTCTGGCTACAAAAAAGTGACAAGCACTTTGAGTTTTTTGTGTGTCCA carries:
- the LOC126235645 gene encoding odorant receptor Or2-like; translation: MAGAADKAPQKPGSEVDGPRGVGRTLSGNVLYLTVVGLSPRVRGTPYLLYAALVQLCAAVYVAVGLFSIHTARGDVDAISHTLMHILEDVSGMTKAALFFRKRQSFYRLVQDLDLMVSEDWDRPELESARRWARRMTVSLNVYIYAVILLWLPAPLLAGGDHKLLPVVQIEGVDWSQLPCTYAALYTLQCTVLLTQVPVVVGLDCFFVAAMLHVGALLQLLGQRISGLRLSGDGAVDLAGERGLATRQKLYSELCSCIRSHQKITKFLRDLEAAMSTMVLVQLSTTMVGLCMTLYQQIQIKDALTALQYALILPFYSAEIYFYCWTADVITQQGEALSLAAYSSRWVGAGAGFQRALSIVMARAHKPLLITAGHLYPVNTAAFVALVKASYSYYTLLRQLDGD